GAAAAGTCTTCGCCCATTCCTGCTATTGTAAAACGATTTGCATAGATATATGCGAGAACAACCAATGGTATACTTATGTAGAGCATTTCATAACTCCCTTGAATGATCAGCGCAAAATTACCTTGTAACCAAGAAGACATATTTTGAATTAAATCATTTTTATAAGCAAAAAACGTCGTTATTGAACTTATGACACTACCAAACATCAATCCCACTAAAGGAATAAATATCGGGTCTTTGAATTTCACCTTATCTAAAATTTTCATAAAGATAAATGTTCCAGCTAATGCAAAAACAAATGCAACTAACATTTTTTGAATAGGTGATGCAGTTGAAAATAACAACATAGATACTAAAATACCAAATCTTGCAGAGTCCATTGTTCCAGCAGTTGTTGGTGAAACAAATTTATTTCGACTCAATTGTTGCATGATTAATCCACAAATACTCATGCTAACTCCTGCAATTATAATACTGATTAATCGTGGAAATCGGCTAATCCATATTATTTGTGACTGACTTTCTGTTAAGTGAAACAAATCTCCTGGCGTTAAATTAACTACTCCAATAAATAAGGATAGAATAGATAATAGAATTAGTAGAATAATCAAGTATCTTTTTTTCATAAAAAATTCCTTTACAGAAGAATTAAACAATAATGATATTCATTATCAATTAGATTACTTACTATCTTAACATGTTACACTTCGCTGTCAATATCTTTTTCATATTTTAAGCCATTATTTGTTATTCTGATTTTTGGATTTGGTTTAACTGTGCTAAAATAAATGAAGTGTTACTTAAACTTTTAGTAAGGAGTGCATAGAATGAATGCATATGAAGAATATATGAAAGAAATTACACAACCAATGCGAAGTGAATTAACATCTGCTGGGTTTATGGAACTTACAACTCCAGAGGAAGTAGATACATTTGTAAAGACTTCGACAGGTACAAGTTTAGTAGTTGTCAACTCTGTTTGTGGTTGTGCTGCAGGATTAGCTAGACCTGCTGTGATAGATGCCTTGTCACATGGTGTAGAGCCTGACCACCTTGTCACTGTTTTTGCTGGACAGGATAAAGAAGCAACCGAAAAAATGCGTGAATACTTTACAGGTATCCAGCCATCTTCTCCTTCTATTGCTCTAATGAAAGATGGAAAAGTTGCTCATTTTATTCCGAGGGACGAAATTGAAGGTTATGAACTAGAAGAAATTACAAATAATTTAACTAAAGCTTATCACACACATAATTAAGCAATCATAAAGCCAGAAAGCACTTACAAGTGCCTTCTGGCTTTACTTTTATTTCTGATAAAGTTTTATTTGACTTTCAAAAAATGAAAGTAACACTTCTTTTTGTTCTTTTAAAAACTTACACCATTGATGACCAATAGGTGTAGGTAATATTATTCTTGAACATAGTTTGCATGCAGCTTTTTCTTCAAATACATGTTTAATATTAAGAACAAACAGACGTTCACCAGCCCCCACTAACAATTGGAATTTCTGATCGTTGATCGTAAAATAAACATGATATCCACTAAATTCAGCAGCATTTTTCACTTCTATATTTTTAATTAAATTAGTATCGAATGATTGTTCCACCAAATTGTTTCTCCTTTCTTATATATCTATCCATAATATAGACATAATTGACATAATATAAGAAAAAAGCCCGATGTAAGGTTATGAACGTTACATCGAACTTTTGATAAAGTGAGCTTCTATGCCACTTAAATGAATGTATTAATTAAC
The nucleotide sequence above comes from Paraliobacillus zengyii. Encoded proteins:
- a CDS encoding ABC transporter permease; translated protein: MKKRYLIILLILLSILSLFIGVVNLTPGDLFHLTESQSQIIWISRFPRLISIIIAGVSMSICGLIMQQLSRNKFVSPTTAGTMDSARFGILVSMLLFSTASPIQKMLVAFVFALAGTFIFMKILDKVKFKDPIFIPLVGLMFGSVISSITTFFAYKNDLIQNMSSWLQGNFALIIQGSYEMLYISIPLVVLAYIYANRFTIAGMGEDFSTNLGMNHKKIVNIGLVIVALMTSVVIITVGMIPFLGLIVPNIVTLYKGDNLKNSLPHTALLGAIFVLVCDIIGRTIIFPYEIAIGVTVGVIGSGLFLYLVMRRKVYE
- a CDS encoding BrxA/BrxB family bacilliredoxin; amino-acid sequence: MNAYEEYMKEITQPMRSELTSAGFMELTTPEEVDTFVKTSTGTSLVVVNSVCGCAAGLARPAVIDALSHGVEPDHLVTVFAGQDKEATEKMREYFTGIQPSSPSIALMKDGKVAHFIPRDEIEGYELEEITNNLTKAYHTHN